GGCGCGCAATGATCCCGTCTTACGCCCTTTTGTTCACCAGAACACCAAATGTTGGACGCCGCCAGGCGGAATGAGGAAGGTAAAAAAAACACCCCATGATAAAGGCGAGATTGGTCAGGTCATTTGAACAACTCATTTGAAGATTcattctactattataagtccaAGCCTATTGGGATGCATGAACAATTATGAAAACGCCGTGACGCCTGCTGCTCAAAATCTGACAGTTTTCCACCCACcaactcactcactcactcactcaaccACGCTCATTCACTCATTCGCTCACTCATCGCTCACTCAAGCCTTCGCATCCGACAACCGAATGAGCGATGATCCAACCCCCGTACTGCTTGCCCACTGGCGATGGGCATCCTGAATTTCTTCGAGCTCCCACACCTTCTTGATGGGAACGGTGATCTTGCCCTCGGCCACCAACTCAAGTAAAGCCTTCAGATTCGGCTCAAACGTCGCGTCGTCGCGCGTAATGTAGTAGAACTTGGTCCTCTTGCCGCAAAACGGCACCATGCCCCGCGCCATAAGCTTCATCGTCGGCAAGATCACAGAGCCATGCTCCGAATCGTCATTGAGTGAGCGCAGATTGCCGCCGTAGCCGACCAAGATGCCGGTAGGCGACAAAACCGAAAACGACTCATCCCAGCTCTCGAACCCGAGGGGATCGAACACGGCGTCCGCCCCGCCGAGCTCCTTCACGGCCTGCATCCACTTCTTGTCCGTATACACGAAAGGGTGGGCCCCTTGCTCCCGGGCGGCGGCGTGGTTCCGCTCCGATGCCGTGCCGTAGACCTCGGCGCCTTGCAGCTGGCACAGCTTCATAAGGGCATAGCCGACGGCCCCGCTGACGCCGTGGATGAAGACGCGCTGACCTTTGCTGACTTTGGCGACGTCAAAGACCATGGCGTACGCTGTGTTCCAGTCTAGGATGAGGGCTGTGGCCTGCTGCAGGTCGGTCCCGGGGGGTACTCTGATGAGGTACTTTTCCGGCAGGTTGACCAGCTCGGCTTCGGCGTCGTAAATTGTGAGGCAGGCGACGAGATCACCCGGCGAGAGCTTGGATGTGCACCCTGGGCCGGTGGTCTTGACGGTGCCGACCAGGCAGTAGCCCGGAGTCAGCGGGGCCTTCTTCTGCATGGGGTAGACGCCTTTGCGCATGTTGATGTCGGCACCTGAGAAACCGGAGTAGATGGTTGAGACCTGGACGTGGTTTGCCGGAGGCGGCTCGATGGTGTCCTGAATGATTTGGACCTTGGAGACGTCGCCGAACTCCGTGATGACGGCCTTGCGGATAGTGGTTGCAGACATGCTGAAGTTAAGAGTCTGATATGAAGTTTGTGATGGTGGTAGTGTGTGGTGAGGGCGAACCTGAAGATATGAGAGGTCGGAATGTGATGAATGTCTTGATTGATGATCTTGTAGTCTCGATTCTAAAATCACAACATCTAGTCGTTCCATCATTCATTACTTATACCCATCCTTCTTTATCCCGAACTTGCATGGCAATATTATCATTCCTAGGTTATGCTATGCCTCCCGCGCTGCGACCCCGCGCCGTGAGACGGGAGGCTGGCGTCGCGGATGACGCCTCATGGAGTCCTGTTGTGCCGACATCTTCACCAAGTGGCCTTTGCTCGAAGCACTAAGGACGCCACCATGAGCTTGATTTCACCGCTCGACGGATGAACTCCAGCAATATGCCTGAGTATCCCATACTCCACTTGTGGCAGTACAGTTGGGGCCGGTGCGAAGGATGGGAGTGTAAGCGGTTGGCTTGCTGCAGGGAGGGGATTCTAGAGAGGAGTTGTGCCGACCAACGGCGCTAGCACCTCCATTGGCTTTCGAATGTTTCACTGGCGCATCCTTCGTGGGCGTCGCTCTCGCTCGGTCTGACATTGGACCGCCTCGCTTCATTCGCTCTTACGCGGCGCCACAGGAGACGGAGGGTCTCGCTCTTGCTGCATGCAGTGATATCTTACCATAGATTTGAACCCACAACGGATCGGAGCAATCAATTGTTGCTGATTGTCCAAACACCACGGCGCAGGAATGCCTCATAGGACTGTGCGGGGGAGCATATCTGACTCTGTACATGTGGCCTCTGGCGCCAGCATTTAATTTGGCCACAGCTCAATATCCATACATGTCAAGCCACATGGAAATGAGTTGCTTTATTGTCCGATTCGGGATCTTCCCCCGTCAATGTCGCGTGGATGAAGCTCAAGATACCACGTACATTCGACTTGACGATCAACCCGGATAAGATCATCATGCACCACGAAGCCTACTGCCAATCTCGACTGGCAGTTGCTGCTGGACTTGTCGTCTGACTTAGTACCCAACCTGAGGCAAAGTAGTGGTAAGTTCGAAGCAGATGAACCTCGCTCATCTCTTAATCGCGGCATAGAAGCCGTGGCATTAATGATTTATACTGATGCTACAAAAAGTATCCAGGTAGGCCTCACCCAAAACTGTTTCCTGAGTGACAGAGCAGTCACAATAACAGAGCCGCATTGAGTATAAAGTTGCGAGGTTCTCGTAACCTTTTCCGAGTATCTGCGCGACACGATTACTTACTGAGTCTTGCCCCGTAGGTAATATGACATCACTTTCCACGAAAGCTCGTCGAACTCAATTGTCTCTTGAACACATGATCATTCACAAAGCATACAGCGAGGGGCACAGGGTTACTTCATAAGTGTGTGATATTGAAAAAGATTATTTGTCGGGTCCCCTTTCTGAGGCCGGCCCATGCGATTAAGTACATTTATCGAGTCCAACCAAGGAAGATTGAAACACATTGGTTTTAGCAGGTCCTCGACATGCGGATAAGGGGTATGATGAGTCCACAATGCCTAGTCTCTGCCGGATGGCTAGAAACACATGATGAGAATTTTGGTCCATACGGACTTGGGGTTGTCCCAGGCTGATAAAAGGTAAAACGGATTCGTTTAGAAGACGTTGCCCTTGGTCTGGGTACCCTTCTCGCTCTCGACCTTCTTGATGTTGATGTGCTTCCACAGGAGGATGGAGGCCAAGCAAAGGGGAACCAAGCAAGAACCGGCAATGACCATCTTGTGCTGAACATCAGCGTAGGCGGCAACGATGGCGTCGCGAATGGGGTCGCCGTCCTCGAAGGACATCTGGATCGTGACGTCGCCGAAGATCTCAGCGGTTCTGTTCTTGGCGTAGTCGGGGAGGTTGTTGTACAGCTCCGTGGGCATGATGTTGTTCCACAGGCCACCAGCAATGGCGAAACCGATGGAAGAACCGATACCACCGAAGAGGGAGTAGATGGCCATAGCGGAGGCAATCTCCTGGTGGGTGACAACGGCCATGACGGCGATCTGACCGCAGGCGGCGAAGAGACCAGTGCCGATACCGTTGAGCATCTGCATGACGACCAGGGCACCGACGGGGGTGCTGGGCTTACGCAGGGGAATCAGGAGAGCGGTACCCAGAAGCATGAAGGGAACACCAGCAAGCGCGGTGTACTTGTAGTCACCAGTCCATCTAATGATCAATCCGAAGATGGGAccgaagaaggaggaggtcaGGGAGAAGGCGTTCAGGATGTATCCGGCGTAGGTGATGCTCTGTCTGTGGACAACCAGGAGGTAAGACTGGTAGTAGGTATCCCAGGTGAAGATGGAGATGAACATGATTCCGTAGAGAAGGAAGGCGCCGATAAGGGTCGGCTCCTTGAGGTACTTGTAATCAATGAAGCTGACGGGGGCGAGGTACTTCTCCCAGACGTAGATGATCGGGATGAGGACGACTCCGACGACCTCCATGGCAATGATGTAGCCAGTCTTCCAGCCGTTGGGGGCGTAGGAGACGATGTTGAAGGGAAGCATGATCATGGAGAACATGGCAATGATGAGGACAATGCACATGACTGTTGGAATCATGGTTAGCGCCTGGTCCCGCGAATTATCCAATCAGCTGAAACGGAAAAACTTACTATCGAACTGAATCAAGTAGTAGATGAAGCCCTGGAGGTAAGAGCGGTCGTTGGACTTAGCCTTGGCCAAGAGACCAGCCTTCTCGGCCTTGCGCTGCATGAGCAGCATGATGGTCAGGGCGGGAATGCAGACACCAGCAAGAATGATGGCGAAGGCACCGAAAGCCCAGCGGAAGTTGAGGTTGGTGTAGAAGAGGTCGGCGATCTTGGGGCCGGCGAAGGTGACGGCAATGGTGGGGGTACCGTTGATTCCGAACATGATCATACGGTTCTGCAGCGAAGTCATATCGGCGATCATGATGTCAATGACGAACATCATGCCAAAGTGACCAACGTAGTAGATGGTGTGGGCGGCAACGTAGGTCTCCATGTTCTTGCAGGTAGCCTTCATGATCATACCGATGACAGAGCACAGGATCATGATGGCGAAACCCTCGGAACGTCCCCAAACGTCGATGATCTTTGCAATGACAAGCTGGCAGCATCCTGACAGAATAGTAGCGAAGATGCTGACGATGGCCAGGAGACCGTGCTTTCCGAAGGATGATGTGACGAAGGCGTTCAGGGAGCCCTGAACGGACTGCAGAAGCAGATCGGCGAAGGAGACAAGGTAGAGCCTTTTCAAAACGAACACAAGTCAGTCATTTGCTTCAGGGATCACTTCGAGTTGCCCAGGTGGCGGAATGCGAGATACTCACAAGCAGAACATGATGATCATGGTCTTCTTGGACCACACGGAGGTGATGGCTCTGACACGCTGAACACCACCCTGGAAGTTCTCGCTCTCGGCGTCAGACTCCTGCTTGGTGTCATGGTTGACTTCTTGGGCGCCATTGTCGTAGGCAATGTTCTTCTCATAGTCGATGCCAGCCTCTGTGCGGTGGGCGGCCGTCTGCGGCTCGATGGTAGCCATTGTTGATTATCGGTCGCAAGAAAAAAGGCGACGAAGTGCCACAGTAGAAAAACCCAACGAACAGGGTTTTCAAGAGGGTGGAAACGGGGAAGCTGTTGGCAAGAAGGAATAGTGTATTGAAGGCGAATGCCTGTTTGACCTTGCTTGAAGAACCAAGAGAAGGAGAAAACTCAGATCGAGGACACGAGGTTCTATGCGGGCCTTTCTATATTGGCAGATGGACCCCCCGTCCCAACATCCATAAAAATCTCCAGCCGATGTCGCCCAATCTTTGCCTTTATCAGATGATCAGATTAGATGGCAAGGGGCGAATCAAACCTTGGGGCCCATCGGAGGTATGGTTAGGTTCGTGCTAGCGTAGTGGGATCGACCAGGCCGGACAGCTCTAGGTCGGAGGCCGCGTAGCTGGCTAGACCCTCATTGCGACTCCGTCTTGTGGAATGCCCAGGTAAATGGATCGTTATGGATGGGCGGTTTATACCGGAAAGTGAAGGGATCAGCGAATCCGTTGGTTCAGCGGTCATCATTGGCAGCAAAACTTCGAGAAGAAAAGTGGCGTGAAAGGGTGTGAAGGCCCTTGAAGCAGGTGGAAGGGTCTGTCTCTGCAACTCTGGTATTCGGAGGGCTCCATCATCCATCGTGTCTGGTCGGGCCGCCAACGTGGTGGTGGGGGTGGAGCGACTGGTTTCTGGTTCCTGGTCACTCACATCTCACCAGAATATCTCCAACTCTCCAGTTGCTTCCTGCTGCATGTGGCCGCCGTGTTCCAAGGTCGACGTTGCAAGTGGGTGCGCGGGAGTAACCCTCCTCTCCAGATGCCATTTCCAGCCTGCTTCACATGCCTCGGGAGCTTGTCATCGTACGCACCCTCCTTGAAGCTCTTCATGCTGTGAGTGTTGAAGCCGTCGAACGCCTCCCGAAAAGCTCACCGGGACAGTGCTAAGCTTCTGCAACTACCGGTAATAGCGATCTTGATTTTCTTCAATTTTGCGGCACAGCCGTTGGTGGTAGAAAGGTTTTTTTTCCCTCAACACTTGGCAATGCAGGGAGCATCGCTGAAAACATGGGTGCAAAAACGAGACCAAACAAGGGATCATCTCCCACATATCCGCAAGCTAAGCCAAACCCCCACTTTCAAGCGGGCTTATTATCCATGAACGATCGAATGGTCATATCCCGTCGGTCAGTGCTGGAGTGACACCACAAGGATCCTTGCAGAAGTAGTCTGTCACCTCAATGTGGCCAATCAACAGCTGTTCCCGTGAAGAGAAATCCAAAAACTCGGCGCCATCCATGCAGACAAGGTGTGCCAGGACGCACATCGCGGCAAGTGGGATCGAGCAGTGAGCAGTGCGAGCCAAGGCGGTGATGGTGTCCTCGGTCTCACTCTGTTTTTTCGCCTCCTGCCCGTCACCCGTCTACCATCTGTCCAGGTAGTGATGAGCACCCATAGTGGACTAGATTCCAAAAAGACACCCTATGGGACCATGCGATGATCTGCTGGTGTCTTGATCCGTAGGCTTGGCTTTTTCCCGGAGGGAAGGTTATCATGTACCTCGGGCCACATCAGGGCGATTCCGCCGATCACGGTCCACGGTCGGCGAGGAACGGGAACGGCTGCTGCGTCCGACTTATTGCCAGGACGCCGGCATGATGTGCCGTTAATTACTGTGCCGTTATCCATCTCGAGTGAACCCCCAAATCGTCGAGTCATAGAGAAGGGTGTGATGGTGGGTTAAGCGCAGCTGACGTGGCGCGTTATGTGTTTGATTTCTCTGGTGTCACGGTGTGGCTGTTCAGTTGGTCTGAGTTATTTTGAACTACGCTTTCAATAAAATGCAATTTTCTATGTGTCAAAAATGCTTGTCGGCGCCAGAGCGACACGAAAAAGGCTCCACGATCGGTCCTCGTCGCGGAAGTCAAGCGATATTGAGTCTCTCAGCCGTCAATGCAAAACCTGAACGCCAACAGGGGCGCGCTGACCGACCAGGACAATTGCCCAAATTCTCACTGGCCGGTATCGATAGCGGCGGCAGTTCTCGACTGACACCTGAGCGATGTGGGTTTATGGAAGCATCCTTCGACAGGTCAGAAGTACGAACCAACCGAGCAAGTTACTGGAAAGGGAAAATACCCCGAATGGGCAGTCcccgagaagaagaaaaaaaaagactcaTCAAGAGAAGCTGAGTTTCCAGGCAGTCTTGGCCGAATCCGATCCAGAAGGAAAAAATCATTTAGTATTGCCACAAGCGCCCCAGGCGGTTGTCTCGTAACTTCAATTCTGACTGGATCGGAGGTAATGTGCATCGCCGTCAAATGTCGGTTTTATCACGACGTGCTCCGAGGGAAAGTCCTCACGAGCCCACTGACTCAAGGAAACAAAGACAGCACAGCACCCCAACTTGACAGCCATCGAAATCATCTTTCAGTTTCACACGCCAGACCGTTACGACGATGGGCAAAAATGATTTTCGAGAAGCCGCAATAGACGAGTTGCAGACGACAGTGTCCGAGTTACCCAAGGATGATCCGATTACTCTCCTGGACTCACGGCCTCAGCCTACGATGAACTCGAAAACCTCTCGCTTAGAGTTTCCACGTCCAGGATGAACTAGGACGAGGTCCAACAACGAATAGGCGCGTCAACCCGAATCGAGCTCCGCCAAGAGACGTCCAGGCCTTTCTCAGCCGAAAACTTTTCAGCCAGCAATCTAACACAGCAGGCTGCATTTCTGCTGAGCTCATCATTGCGTTTGCCGACAAGTTTCTCTGAGCGTATGTCAACAAATTTGACATTGTCGAAACAAAGACCCAGCCAATACCGCTTTCTTCGGAGTTTCCGAAGGTATGCCTCGGAGACAAGACACCCATTGACTCTGTGCGGCTTGAATCACCAGAAGTCGAATTAACAACATTCTAGAAAGCCATGATTTCTGAGCTTTGGCTTATGTCGCTTTTTACAACACTTGGACAAAACTAATCCCCAGCTACAAAACGAAGTTTTTGTGAAGTCAAACATTGCCAGTAGAATTGTCGGTAGTTCCCTTGTCAAGCTACTTTCTCAAACATGCCCAGAGATCTGAGCTGCGAGCACAGATCACCACTTATACGGCTCTACTAGGCGTGTCTTGGCCAGGCATTGAACACAAAGAAATCACCGAGTCCTCGCTGTTTCTCGTCATGAGGTTACCAATGAGTTGAGTTTCACGACATAATTCGAATTCCGGGCCAACACTGAAGCGAAGAAGAGCGATCATCCCGGTTTTGGGATCATTTACAGTCTGAAAGACAAGTCTTTGGCACGATCAAATAGGCGAGCAAAGATGACATTGCATTCGAAATGTTTAAGTTGAGGTCTTGGTGCTCCTTGCTGCGCGGAAGTAGAGACTTAAGTCAGAATTTCCACCATAATACTCTGAGTATCTGTTCGATAACATTTGATGAAACGAGTTTTGCTTCAAGCATAGAACATTGCAACTTTCTCGTATAGTTCAACATCCACGTATCTTCAGTCTTTCTAGTGTTGAAAGCCTCAGAATGGTAACAGCTTTTCGAAAATTGCTACATAATGCGAACGGATTATAGGTGGTAAGATTTGTGGTTCCTGTAGAGAGTAGACAAACTCATGGCAGATTTCGATATATGCTGGGTAAGTCAC
The Colletotrichum lupini chromosome 6, complete sequence DNA segment above includes these coding regions:
- a CDS encoding siderophore iron transporter mirB; its protein translation is MATIEPQTAAHRTEAGIDYEKNIAYDNGAQEVNHDTKQESDAESENFQGGVQRVRAITSVWSKKTMIIMFCLLYLVSFADLLLQSVQGSLNAFVTSSFGKHGLLAIVSIFATILSGCCQLVIAKIIDVWGRSEGFAIMILCSVIGMIMKATCKNMETYVAAHTIYYVGHFGMMFVIDIMIADMTSLQNRMIMFGINGTPTIAVTFAGPKIADLFYTNLNFRWAFGAFAIILAGVCIPALTIMLLMQRKAEKAGLLAKAKSNDRSYLQGFIYYLIQFDIMCIVLIIAMFSMIMLPFNIVSYAPNGWKTGYIIAMEVVGVVLIPIIYVWEKYLAPVSFIDYKYLKEPTLIGAFLLYGIMFISIFTWDTYYQSYLLVVHRQSITYAGYILNAFSLTSSFFGPIFGLIIRWTGDYKYTALAGVPFMLLGTALLIPLRKPSTPVGALVVMQMLNGIGTGLFAACGQIAVMAVVTHQEIASAMAIYSLFGGIGSSIGFAIAGGLWNNIMPTELYNNLPDYAKNRTAEIFGDVTIQMSFEDGDPIRDAIVAAYADVQHKMVIAGSCLVPLCLASILLWKHINIKKVESEKGTQTKGNVF